The genomic DNA TGGCGCCAGTACCAGGTCATTTCCTTCCCTGGAGAGAAGGAGCACGTGCTTGTCGCCTACATAGGTCTCCCCGAAGGACGAGGAGAGCTCAAGGGTAGGGTCCATGTAAATAATGGAGCCGTTCTTGAGGGCCACGGCGCAGATGGCATGCTGGAAGTAAATGGTGGGGACCTCGGTGACGGTGGCCACGTTCACGTTGATAAGGGTATCGAAGCTTGTGACGCCGATCTCCTTGAGCATGGCCATCATCAGGATTGACTTGTCACGGCAGACGCCATATTGCTTGTCGAAGGTGTACGTGGCCTGGTGGGGCTCAATAAAGGCCCCCACGTCCATTGATGAGCCCATGTAGCGTATCTTCTGGGAGATAAAGCGGAAAATGGCAAGGATTTTCTCCTCATCGGTAGCAAGACCTGCGGTGAGCTTCTTTACTGTCTCGCGGAGCGCCGGGCTCATATCCACTTTCCCCTCGTTGAGGGACTCGCCGTAGGCCGAGAGCTCCTTCCAGCTCTTGAAGGTGCTTACAAGGACCTTGACTGCCACATCACCAAGGGAGACCATGCCGCTCTCTGAGATGATCTGCGGCATGTTGCGCCCTTCCCATGTGTAAACGGCCAGGGCTCCCTCCTTGCTCTCGGAGAAAGCCAGGGTGCCGTTTTTTACCACCGTGCGCAGCGGCATGCTCTTCGGCCCTCTCACGGTGACCTTCTTGTGCAGGACGGGCTGCCCTTCCTGGAAATAAAACTCGTCGGAGTAATTGTTCTTGAGGAGGGCCTTTGCCTTCGTCACGTTGGTGTACTCAATGGTGCACCCCACGGCGAGGTTGGGGATGGTGACGGTCTTCTGCCTGAAGTTTTCCTCGAAGATGTTCATCTCCTGCGTTTCCGGCGAAGTGGTGTCCTTGATGGCGGAGGCGTCGATGACATGGAAGGTGCCGTCGGGGAATATGACGCGGGCCAGGGGGATCTCTATCTCCTGGTAACGGCGGTGATAGGAGAAGGAGAGTGTTGAGTAGTTCTTCTTCCCGTTTTCCGTGAGAATTTTCACAAGGGAATGGCTTGTCGTGGTGGTGTCGCCGTTCTCCTTGAACTCCACGCTGACGTCCTCGGTGAGAGTGAGCACGTCGGCGTCGGGGTATTCTGCCGTGCCTCCCGAGCGGTCCATGAGGGACTTGATGTCGTCAGGCACCTTCTGCTCCGACGCCCATGCATGATGACAGGCCAGAGAGAGAGAAAGGCAGAGTGTCATAATGAGGAAAAGAATACCCAGTCTTGCCATGGTGCACTGCTCCTTTGCTGATGAATATGGGGAGTCTTTTACAGCTTTATGGTAACTCTTTCAATAGAAGGCCCTCTTTTCCTTCATTGCCTTTTCAGGGCTCCCATGCCCTGATGCGTTCCAGGGCCGGCGAGAGCTCCGCCATAATCTTATCCCTGTCAGGGATCCGGGGCTTTCTGCCGCCGACCATTGAGAAGGCAACCGAGGA from Candidatus Eremiobacterota bacterium includes the following:
- a CDS encoding DUF3857 and transglutaminase domain-containing protein, which gives rise to MARLGILFLIMTLCLSLSLACHHAWASEQKVPDDIKSLMDRSGGTAEYPDADVLTLTEDVSVEFKENGDTTTTSHSLVKILTENGKKNYSTLSFSYHRRYQEIEIPLARVIFPDGTFHVIDASAIKDTTSPETQEMNIFEENFRQKTVTIPNLAVGCTIEYTNVTKAKALLKNNYSDEFYFQEGQPVLHKKVTVRGPKSMPLRTVVKNGTLAFSESKEGALAVYTWEGRNMPQIISESGMVSLGDVAVKVLVSTFKSWKELSAYGESLNEGKVDMSPALRETVKKLTAGLATDEEKILAIFRFISQKIRYMGSSMDVGAFIEPHQATYTFDKQYGVCRDKSILMMAMLKEIGVTSFDTLINVNVATVTEVPTIYFQHAICAVALKNGSIIYMDPTLELSSSFGETYVGDKHVLLLSREGNDLVLAPPVPAEKSLGTISARTELKEDGSLTGTVQVKGKGYYDLVLRSVNNSYPAVQFSRFLSRLGTRFHPKAVISDVQSGNPVDLAAPYSFSFKLNARDYGAPAGDFMLLSIPLSNSPFDLVTANIFRDYTTLKERKYPMRVFSTCGTEQYSSLIIPASYRIVSIPPSMKFRQGPVSVTIETKLEGSTITCHSDCRIEKTVLSPKEYQDLRKAALELKAFTRKMVILEKKR